A window of Aromatoleum bremense genomic DNA:
GAATGAGAAGAGTTCGCAATAGCGAAATCGAGATTTTGTCCTTGTCGAACGCATATGCCAGAGCCGGCGGACGTCGTCCAGGCGTCGATCGAGGATCAATGTGCTGATTTCGAAGTCGATCCCTTCAGCCTTGGCATCGTCGATAATCTCCCACCAAGCGCTACCGCCCTGACGCCACATAGGCAAGATGCTTCATGAATGCAGTAGAAATCGAACAAGCCATCTCGGAACTGGCTCAGCAGCCCTTCGATGCGGCGGAGTTTCCCTTCGCCTTCCTCGCCGCGTTCGGCAACAAGGACACGGCCCTGAGGCGCCTGCGCGCCGGTAACAACAACGCTTCGGATGTGCCCGGTGGCGTGCTCCAACGCAACAACATCCACATCGCCGTGTGCGAAGCGGGCGCGGCGGGCGAAACCCTCAAGGTCTTGCGTGCCAGTCCCGCTACCACGAAGGCGAAAGCCAAGTTCATCCTCGCCACCGACGGGCAGACCCTCGAAGCCGAAGCGCTGGCCGGTGAGGGAGAAACCATTGCCTGCGCCTATCCGGACTTCCCCGAGCACCTCGGCTTTTTCCTGCCTCTGGCCGGCATCTCCACCATCAAGGAGATCAAGGACAACCCCATCGACGTGCGCGCCACCGGGCGCCTGAACAAACTGTACGTCGAACTGCTGCGCGAAAACCCGGACTGGGCCACGGACGAGCGCCGTGCTGACATGAACCACTTCATGGCGCGCCTGATCTTCTGCTTCTTCGCCGAAGACACCGATATTTTCAAAGCCCGCGGCATGTTTACCCAGACCGTGAAGGAAATGGGCGAGCCTGATGGCGCCAACACCCATGAGGTGCTGGCCGAAATTTTCCGCGCCATGAACGTCAAGGAGACCGAGCGCGCCTCGGCCCATCCTCGTTTGCCGAACTGGGCCAGCCGCTTCCCCTACGTCAATGGCGGATTGTTTTCCGGCAGCACCGAAGTGCCGCGCTTCACGCGCATGGCAAGGACCTATCTGATGCACGCGGGCGCCCTGAACTGGCGCGAGATCAACCCGGACATCTTCGGCAGCATGATCCAGGCCGTGGCCGACGACGAAGAGCGCGGCGCATTGGGCATGCACTACACCAGCGTGCCCAACATCCTCAAGGTGCTGAACCCGCTGTTCCTGGACGAACTGCGCACGCAGTTGAACGAGGCCGGCGACAACGAACGCAAGCTGCTGAATTTACGCCGCCGCATGGCGCGCATCCGCGTGTTCGATCCGGCCTGCGGTTCGGGAAATTTCCTCGTCATCGCCTACAAGCAGATGCGCGCCATCGAGGCGGAAATCAACCGCCGCCGGGGCGAATCGCATCTGGGCAGCAAAATACCGCTGACCAACTTTCGCGGTATCGAACTGCGCGACTTCCCGGCGGAGATCGCCCGCCTGGCGCTGATCATCGCCGAGTTCCAGTGCGACGTGCTGTATCGCGGGCAGAAGGATGCGCTGGCTGATTTCCTGCCGCTGGATTCGCAAAACTGGATCATCTGCGGCAATGCCTTGCGGCTGGACTGGCTGAACATCTGCCCGCCGACAGGGAGGGGAGTGAAGGTCGTGGCCGACGATCTGTTCGGTACGCCGCTCGATCAGACGGAAATTGATTTTGAGAACGAAGGCGGGGAAACGTATATCTGCGGGAATCCGCCATATGTCGGCGACAAATACCAGACGAAGTACCAGAAAGATGACCTGAAAACTCTAGCTGCAAAAGACGTTCGCGCAGTTGATTACATCGCCGGCTGGTTCTGGAAGGCTTCTGAATACATTAGGCACGGCGGCCGCTTTGCCTTCGTCTCTACCAATTCCATCTGCCAAGGAGTTCAGGTTCCGTTGATATGGCCGAAAATCATTGCTGCTGAGCAGGCAATTTTTTTCGGCCACAAGGACTTCCTGTGGGGCAATAACGCCGCCAAAAACGCGCAGGTTACGTGCATTATCGTCGGCGTGGCGAGAATAGGAATCAAGCCGAAATACATATTTGACGGGGAAGAGCGCAAAGAGGTTGAAAGCATCAGCTTCTATCTGACGCCCGGCAAGAACGTTATCGTCGAAAAGGCGAATGAACCGATCTCAGATGTCGCGGTCATGTTTGGCGGCAACATCCCCCGGGACCAGGGAAATCTTTTGCTCTCACCCGATGAGGCGAGGGACTTGGCAATCTCGCACCCGACGGCAGCGGCATTGCTAAAGCCCATCTTGGGTTCAAACGAGTTCATCAATGGGTTGGAGCGATATTGCCTTTGGATCACTGACGCACAGGCACCGCTCGCTTTCTCTATCCCGCCGATCAAGGCACGGCTCGATCGTATCCGCCAATATCGTTTGCATGGTAGCGAGCGCGGGCGTGCGGGCCTCGACACGCCTTATAAGTTTGAGCGCACGATCATCGGGAATGACCATACGATCATCATTCCCAGCGTTTCATCAGAACGCCGCGCCTACCTTCCATGTGGATTGTTACCCGCCGAGGTGCGCGTCTCCAACCTCGCGCTCGCCCTCTACGACGCCCCCCTCTGGAACATGGCGCTCATCGCCTCCCGCCTGCATCTGGTCTGGATTGCAACAGTCTGCGGAAAACTAGAAACCCGATACCGCTACTCCAACACCCTCGGCTGGAACACCTTTCCCGTCCCCTTCCTCACCGAGCAGAACAAGGCTGACCTGACCCGCTGCGCCGAAGCCATCCTGCTCGCCCGCGAAGCCCATTTCCCCGCCACCATCGCCGATCTGTACGATCCGGACGCCATGCCGGACAACCTGCGCCACGCCCACGAGAAGAACGACGAAACACTGGAGCGCATCTATATCGGCCGCCGCTTCAAGAATGACACCGAGCGGCTGGAAAAGCTGTTCGAGCTGTATACGAAGATGACGGCGGAGGCGGCCGGCAACGCACCCAGGAAAACGGGAAGAGGGAAAAAATGAGCGAACTCATCCTCTACAGCAGCGACGATGGCCGGACCCGGATTCACCTGCGGGCGGAAGGCGAAACGGTATGGTTGAGCCAGTTGGAAATTGCCGAACTGTTCCAGACCAGCAAGCAGAATGTCTCTCTGCATGCCAGGAATATCTTCGAGGATGGGGAGCTGAACCCGCAGGCAACCGTCAAGGAATCCTTGACAGTTCAAAACGAAGGCGGGCGGCAGGTGCGGCGCAAGCTCATTCATTACAACCTCGACCTGATCCTGGCCATTGGCTACCGTGCGCGTTCGCCGAGGGGCGTGCAGTTCCGTCAGTGGGCCAGCGCGCACCTCAAGGAGTTTTTGCGCAAGGGCTTCGTGCTGGATGACGAACGCCTGAAAAACCCAGGCGGTTGGGATCATTTCGATGAGCTGCTGGCTCGCATCCGCGAGATTCGTGCTTCGGAAAAGCGTTTTTACCAGAAGGTGCGCGAGCTTTTCGCCCTGAGTTCCGACTACCGGGTGCGCGAACACGAAACCGCCCTGTTCTTTGCCGAGGTACAGAACAAGCTGCTGTATGCCACCACGGGCCATACCGCCGCGGAACTGGTGGTCAAGCGTGCCGATCCCGGCCAGCCGAACATGGCACTGATGACCTGGAGCGGGTCTCGCGTGCGCAAGCAGGATGTGATTGTTGCCAAGAACTACCTGACCGCCGATGAAATCGACACGCTCAACCGCCTGGTGGTGATTTTTCTGGAGCAGGCCGAGTTGCGGGTCAAGCAGCACAAGGATTTGAGCCTGGATTTCTGGCGCAGCAATGTGGACAAGATGCTGGCTTTCAACGATCAACCGATTCTCTCGGGCGCAGGGTTGATCAGCCGTGAGCATATGGAGCGCGTTGCGCATGAACGCTATGTATTGTTCGACCAGCAGCGGCGTGAGGCAGAGCGTGCCCAGGCGGATGCCGACGACCTGAAGGAAATCGAGGAGATTGAGCACGTCATCAAGCAAGCCGACAAAAAAGGGAAAAGTGGATGAGTTCAGCAGCGAATGACACCCCCGCCAGCCTGATCCCGTCTGCCGACCCGGTCCACCCCCGTTCGGGCTACGTCCCGTTCTGGGCCTAGTCGATCAAGTTTTGATCGGGTTTTGATGATGCCGCGCCCGCAGCTTCCTCCATGCGACCGAAGATTTGAGAAATCCTTATCGAACATGGGTTTACCCAAGCGACCTGAACACTCTGAATTTTGATCCGGTTTTGATCGATGCCACACTTGTACCGTGCCATCTCCGCTGGAACCCCATTTGTCCAACAAACTGTTGGACAAGTCACGGACGGTAGTTCTCCAATAAACAGCGAATCGCCATGACCGAACAGACCAACCCGACCAACGCCTGCACCATCCCGTCCGTATCCATCACCACGGCCCGCACCGGAGCTTCCAGCAAGGCCAACGAGCTGGGCATGCGCGCCATGCAGGAGCGCGCCTACGCCAAGCGCGGCGAGCAGTACCTGCTGATCAAATCGCCGCCCGCCTCGGGCAAGTCCCGCGCGCTGATGTTCATTGCCTTGGACAAGCTCCACAACCAGGGCCTGCGGCAGGCCCTCATCGTCGTGCCGGAGCGCTCCATTGGCGGCAGCTTTGCCGACGAACCCCTGAGTCAGCACGGCTTCTACTGGGATTGGCAGGTCGCTCCCCAGTGGAACCTGTGCAACGCTCCGGGAATCGACGAGCCCCGTGTGGCGAAGTCCAAGGTCGATGCGGTACGCAAGTTTCTTGAAGGCACCGACAAGGCGTTGGTCTGCACGCACGCGACGTTCCGTTTTGCCGTGGAAGAGCTGGGCGTGGCGGCTTTCGACGACCGGCTGATCGCCATCGACGAGTTCCATCATGTTTCAGCCAATCCGGGCAATGTGCTGGGCAGCCAGTTGGGCGCGTTCATCACCCGCGACAAAGTGCATCTGGTGGCGATGACCGGCTCCTATTTCCGCGGCGACAGCGAGGCCGTGCTGGCCCCGGCGGATGAGGCCCGCTTCGAGACGGTCACGTATACCTACTACGAGCAGCTCAACGGTTACCGCTGGCTCAAGTCGCTGGATATCGGCTACTTCTTCTACACCGGTCCTTATGTGAATGCCGTGGCCAGGGTGCTGGACCCGGCGCTGAAAACCATCGTGCACATTCCCAATGTGAATGCCCGCGAAAGCCTCCAGGACAAGGAACGCGAGGTCAACGAGATCATGCACGCGCTGGGCGAATGGAAAGGGATCGACCCGGCCACCGGCTTCCACCGCGTCGAAACCCGGCATGGCCGCACGCTGAAAGTGGCGGACCTGGTGGACGACAGCGATCCGGCACAACGCTCCCGCGTGCTGGCGGCGCTGAAAGACCCGGCGCAAAAAGGCAACCGCGACCATGTGGACATCATCATCGCGCTGGGCATGGCAAAGGAAGGCTTTGACTGGATCTGGTGCGAACATGCCCTGACCATTGGCTACCGCAGCAGCCTGACCGAGATCGTGCAGATCATCGGCCGCGCCACCCGCGACGCGGAAGGCAAGGAACGCGCGCGCTTCACCAACCTGATCGCCGAGCCCGCGGCGGAGCAGGCCGCCGTGGCCGAGGCGGTGAATGACATGCTCAAGGCCATTTCCGCCAGCCTGCTGATGGAGCAGGTGCTGGCCCCGCGTTATGAATTTACGCCCAAGAACATCGGCCCGTTGCCGGGCTTTACCTACGGCCCGGATGGCTACCGAGAGGGTCAGACCAGTCAAGTCCAAAATCTGCTGTAAATTCTCTTCAGCCCGGATGATGACGAATGGTTTTTATCCGGCGAGAGCAACAACGTTGTTGCTCTCGCCGGCGGCGGCGCGGGCGGCGACCCACTCCGCGAATTCATCCATATCCAGATATCGTCTTTCCTGCCAGACCTCGTTCTGCTCGGCCAACAGGGCGCCGATCAGGCGCAGGGCGGATTCGTCGTTGGGGAAGATGCGGATCACCCGCTCGCGACGGCGAATCTCTTCGTTGAGCCGCTCCTGCATGTTGGTCGTGCGCAGCCGCCGCCGGTATTTCTCTGGCAGCGCCATGACCGCCATTGCGTCGGCGAAACCTTCCTCGATGCACGCCACGGCCTTTGCCGCCGTTTTCTCGAAGCGCTCGACGAATTCGGCGAGCCGGCGCTTGGCCTCGGCCATGTCCGCCGCCTGGAAGACGAGTTTGGCTGCCGCCGCCACGTCGGCCCGGATCTTGGCGCTGCAGCTCCCCAGAATGTTGCGCATCAGATGCACCTGGCAGCGCTGCCAGGTCACCCCCTGAAAATGCTTTGCGACCGCCTGCGTCAGCCCGCCGTGGCTGTCGGAAACGACGAACATGACGCCTTTCAACCCCCGGCCTTTGAGCCAGCGGAACGTCTCATCCCAAGTGGCGAAACTCTCCGTGTCGCCGATCTTCACGCCGAGAATTTCGCGGTAGCCGTCACTCCTGATGCCCGACACGACCAGTGCGGCGCGCGATACGACGCGGTCGCCTTCCCTGCTCTTGATGAACAGCGCATCGACCAGAACAAACGGGTAATCGCCTTCGAGCCGTCGCTCGTTGAAGGCACCGACACGTCCGTCCAGTCCGGCGCAGAGCGCGCTGACCGTCGATTTGGAAAAGCTCGTGCCGCACAGCTCCTCGGTGATCGCCGATACTTTCCGCGTCGAGACGCCTTGCACGACCATCTCCATCAGCGCCAGTACAAACGCCTGCTCGCTCCTCTGGTAACGCTTGAAGATCTCTGTCGAGAAGCTGCCATCCCGCGTCTGCGGCACCAGCAGCGTCACCGGCCCCACCCGTGTGTAGAGCGTGCGTGCTCGCGTGCCGTTGCGGTAGCCGGCGCGCTCTTCCGTGCGTTCGTGCCGCTCCGCTCCCAACGCTTCTGTCACTTGCGCCTCCAGTATCTGGTTCAGAACCGCTTCTACCAGTTTCGCCAGCCCGTCCTGACCGCTCAACAGCCCTGGCAACAAATCACGCCCTACGCTAACATCATATCCAGCCATCGCTTCGCCTGCCTTTCTTCGGTTGATCAACGCTTCGACAACGTCATCGTACCGAACTGAAGCGGTGGCTACCTGCCACTCGATTTACAGCAGTTTACGGACTCAATCGTCAGACCAACGTCGGTGTGAATGAAGCCACCGGCCAGTATCACGTCGAGATCAACGGGCTGGCTAAGCCGGAAACGGCCGAGGCAACGCGTATCTGCAGAGAGGATTTGAACGAAGTCGTCACCAGTTTCCTGCAGGACAAGACCGCGCTGGAGCGCGGCCTGTTCGACCAGGAAAACACCCTGCCCGAAGAGCTGACCCAGTTGCGCATGGGCAAGATCGTGCGCGAGCGTTATCCGGAGTTGAGCGCGGCCGATCAGGAGGCCATCCGGCAGCACGCCATCGCGGCGATGAACGTCACGCAGCAGGCCAAGCTGGCGTTGGCACAGGCTGATGCCGAGGGCAGCGATGCCGTGCAAGGCAGTACGGCCTTGCTGGAGGGGGTGCGCAAGTTCGTCAACGTGCGCGAGCTGGATATCGACCTGATCGACCGCATCAATCCCTTCGATGCGGCCTATGCGGTGCTGGCGAAAGCGATGGACGAAAAATCGCTGCGCCAGGTGCAGGCCAGCATTGCCGCCAAGAAGGTGAGCATTCCTGAAGACGAGGCCCGTGAGCTGGCGAAGCGTGCCTTGTCGTTCAAGAACGAGCGAGGCCGCCTGCCCGATATCAATTCTGCCGATGCGTGGGAAAAACGCATGGCCGAAGGGGTGGCTGCGCTGGCGCGTTGCCGCGCCCAGGCCAGGGCGGCGCAGGAAAAGGAAGAGTCCGCCAATGGCTGAAATGGATGACGACGAACTGCTGGATGCGCTGGGGGTGGAAGTCACGCCGCTCAAGATCTCCAGCCGAACCCCGCGCGAGGAACGCATCGTCGCCGGCTTCGAGGATATTCTGCGCTTTCATCAGACTCATGGCTGCGCGCCGCTGCATGGTGAAGGCCGCGACATCTTCGAGCGCCTGTATGCGGTTCGCCTGGACCGGTTGCGCAAATTGCCGGAAGCGCGCGCCTTGCTGGCCGAGATGGATGCGCCCGGTCTGCTGTCTCCTGGCGCAGCGGCAAGCTCCGCCGATGCCGACGCCTTGGACGAAGACGCCTTGCTGGCCGAACTCGGCGTCACCCACACGCCCACCGGGCAGAACGACATCACCGTGCTGCGCCATGTGCGCTCCAGCGCTGAGAAGCGTGCCGCCGAGGAGATCGCCGAGCGCACACCCTGCGCCGATTTCGATAAATATCAACCGCTCTTTGAGCAGGTAGAACGGGAGCTGAAAACCGGCATCCGCAAAACGCTACGCTTCGGACGTGATGCCAGCATTGCCATAGGCAACTTTTTCATCCTTGGCGGGCAATTGGCATATGTGGCCGAAATGGGCGATCAGTACCGCACGCCTAACAAGGAGACAAATGCCCGCCTGCGCGTCATCTACGCCAACGGCACCGAAAGCGATCTGCTACTGCGCTCCCTGCAGCGCGCCCTATACAAGGATGAGACAGGCCGCCGCCTGACCGATCCGGACATGGGCCCGCTGTTCGGCGAGGCGGTCGAGCCCGACGACATCGAATCCGGCACCATTTATGTGCTGCGCAGCCTGTCAAAGCACCTGTTCGTTGCCGAGCACCGTGAGCTGATCCACAAGATCGGCGTGACCGGCGGCAAGGTGGAAAGCCGCATCGCGGCCGCGTCCAAGGACGCGACCTACCTGCTGGCCGACGTGCAGGTGGTTGCCACCTACAAGCTGCACAACCTCAATCGCACCCGGTTGGAGAACATCTTCCACCGTCTGTTTGGCGCAGCACAGCTCGATTTGACCATCGAAGATCGCTTTGGAAATCCAGTGAAACCAAGGGAGTGGTTCCTGGTACCCCTTCATGTCATTGACGAAGCGGTTCAGCGCATACGGGATGGGTCGATTACTGACGTGGTCTATGACCCGAAAAGCGCACAGCTGATCGGCCAGGTTCAGCAGTAATTGCTGTTGAACGCGTGGACAACTGCAATGGCCGCCTTTGCCTTGTTCAACCCGAATTACTGCGAGTCCCTCGCTCGCCGGAAGCTGTCGGGCCGAAATGTTCCCACCCGCCGCCGAGTGCCTTGAAGAGGTCGAGCGCGGCGGACAGGCGCGCGAAGCGCAGCTGCGCGAGCTGGTCCTGCGCCTGGAACAGCGTGCGCTGCGCGTCGAGCACCGCGAGGAGGTCGTCGGCGCCTTCACGGTAGCGCAGTTCGGCGAGCCGCAGGGCGCGCGCCGCCTCGTCGCGGATCAGCTGCTGGGTGTCTTCCTGGCGACGGTTGCGGTCGACATTGCCGAGGGCGTCCTCGACCTCCTTCAGCGCGGTGAAGATTGCGGCGCGGTAGTTTTCGACGAATTCGCGCCGGCGCGAGCGCGCCGCCTCGACGTCGCCGCGCAGGCGCCCGCCGTCGAACAGCGTCTGCGCGAGGCTCGCGGTGAGCGCGACGCTGTTCGACGGATTCGCGAGCGACAGCAGCGCCGTGCTCGCGAGGCCGGCCGAGCCGGAAAGCTGCACCGACGGCAAGAGCGCGGCGCGCGCGGCGGCGACGTCGGCGTCCGCCCCGGCGAGCTGCGCTTCGGCACTGGCGAGGTCCGGGCGGCGCACCAGCAGGTCGGCAGGCAGGCCCGGGGCGACTTCGGGAATCGCGAGCGCAGCGAGCGTTTCGCCGTTGACGCCGAAGTCCTGCGGGACGCGGCCGAGCAGCACCGCGAGCGCGGTGAGCGTCTGGCGCTCCTGATTTTCGAGCGGCAGCAGCGCGGCGCGCTGCGCGAGCACGGTGCCGCGCTGGCGGCTGATGTCGAGCGCGGAGGCCGCACCGTTGCGATAGCGGGCCTCGACGATGTTGAACACGCGCTCGGCGATCGCGAGGTTGTCGCGGGCGATGTCGAGGCGGGTGCGGGTTGTGAGCAGCTGGAAATACGTGTTCGCGACGCCGGCGACGAGCGTCAGCCGCACCGCCTCGAAGTCGTGGCGGGTCGCCGCAAGGCTCGCGCCGGCGCCAGCGACGCCCGCAGCGAGCCGGCCCCACAGGTCGACCTCGTAGCTGATCGCGAGGCTCGCGCCCGACGATTCGCTGTCGATGGCACGTCCTCTCGCGGGGTCGGTGCGCCGCCAGTCGGTGTCGCCGCCGACGCTTGCGAACGGCAGCAGCGACGCGCCGGCCGCGCGCAGCTGAATCTCGGCCTGGCGCACGCGTTCCGCCGCGATGCGGAAATCGGGGCTGCCGGCGAGCGCCTCGTCGATCAGGCTTTCGAGCTGGCGCGACGAAAAACTGCGCCACCAGCCAGCGCCCGGTTGCATCGCGACGGCGGGCACGGGCTCGGACCAGCCCGGCGGCATCGTCAGCCCGGGCCGCGTCGCCGGTTCGGTGATCGCGCAGCCGGTGACGAGCAGCGCAACGGCTGCGAGGAGCAAAGTGCGCCGCCGGCGCAGGCCGGCTTGGGACGAGCTGCCGCGCGGCGCGGGAAAGGAGGATGAGGGCATCGAGAATGTCATTCCGAGGCGAGCGCGATGACCGGATCGAGGCGGGCCGCCTTGCGTGCCGGCAGGTAGCCGAAGACGAGGCCGGTTGCGAAGGCACAGCCGAATGCGAGCAGCACCGGCGGAGCCGAGTAGACGATCGGCGTGTCGAAGGCTTCGATGATCGCCGCGGCACCGAGGCCGACGACGACGCCGATGACGCCGCCGAGCGCCGAGACGACGAGCGCCTCGATGAGGAACTGCTGCAGGATGTTCTTCATCCGCGCGCCGGTCGCCATGCGGATGCCGATCTCGCGGGTGCGCTCGGTCACCGACACCAGCATGATGTTCATGACGCCAATGCCGCCGACGAGCAGCGAGATCGCGGCGACGGTGCCGAGCAGCACCGTCAGGGTGTTCTGCGTTTCGGACACGCTCTCGATGACCGACGCCATGTTGCGGATCTGGAAGTCCTCGACGCCGCTGTGGCGCGCCTGCAGCAACTCGTGCACCGCCGCCTGCGTGTCGTCGATCTGCGCGACGTCCTCGACCGCGACGGTGGCGCTGCGCAGGTGCCGTTGGCCGAACAGCCGCAGGCTGCCGGTCGAGTACGGCACGAAGATCACGTCGTCCTGGTCCGAGCCCCATGGCGTCGCGCCCATCGGACCCATGACGCCGACGACCTGGAACATGATGCTGTTGACGAGCACGAACTCGCCGACCGGATCAGCGTCGCCGAACAGCGCATTCGCGACCGTCTGGCCGAGCACCGCGACGGTCGCGTAGCGACGCTCGTCGGTGGCGCTGAAGAATGTGCCGCGGGCGATCGGCCAGTCGCGCGCGAGCGTGAAGTCGGCGCCGGTCGCGTTCGCGGAAGTGCGGTGATCGGCGTTGCCGGAGCGGATCGTTACCGTCGAGCTCTGTTCGGGCACCGCGGCGAGCACGTTTGGCAGGTCGCGGATCGCACGCACGTCGTCGAGCACGAGCGTCGCCGTGGTGTCGCGGCCGCGCTGGTTCGGCGCGCCGGGGCGCACCGTCAGCAGATTGGTCCCCATCGAGCTGATGCGGTCGACGACGTCCTGCTTCGCCCCGTCGCCGATCGCGAGCATCGCGATCACCGCGGCGACGCCGATGACGATGCCAAGCAGCGTCAGCGCGGCGCGAAAGATGTTCGCGCGTAGCGCCCGCAGCGCGGTCCGGCCGGCCTCGACGATGTCGGACAGCGGCGACGTGCGATCGACGTGCGGCGCGAAGTCGGGCTCGACGCCGGGGCGCGGACGGGGGCCGGCGTCGGCGACGATGTGGCCGTCGCGGATCTCGATGATGCGCTGCGCCTGCTCGGCGACCTCGCGCTCATGTGTGATCAGGATGATCGTGTGGCCGTCGGCGGACAGCTTGTTGAGCAGCTGCATGACTTCGGCGCCGCTCTTGCTGTCGAGCGCGCCGGTCGGTTCGTCGGCGAGGATCACGCGGCCGCCGTTCATCAGCGCACGCGCGATCGACACGCGCTGCTGCTGGCCGCCGGAGAGCTGGTTCGGCCGGTGCTCGGTGCGCTCGCCCAGGCCGAGCGACGCGAGCAGGCCGGTTGCGCGCGCGT
This region includes:
- a CDS encoding MacB family efflux pump subunit, whose product is MKTEPFIGALGADTKVGTSAGVPLIELSGVTKTFRNGELAVEVLHGIDLTILPGEFVAIVGSSGSGKSTLMNILGCLDRPTSGSYRFMGRDVAAFDRDDLARLRRETFGFVFQSYNLIGGASARENVEVPAVYSGMPPAERHARATGLLASLGLGERTEHRPNQLSGGQQQRVSIARALMNGGRVILADEPTGALDSKSGAEVMQLLNKLSADGHTIILITHEREVAEQAQRIIEIRDGHIVADAGPRPRPGVEPDFAPHVDRTSPLSDIVEAGRTALRALRANIFRAALTLLGIVIGVAAVIAMLAIGDGAKQDVVDRISSMGTNLLTVRPGAPNQRGRDTTATLVLDDVRAIRDLPNVLAAVPEQSSTVTIRSGNADHRTSANATGADFTLARDWPIARGTFFSATDERRYATVAVLGQTVANALFGDADPVGEFVLVNSIMFQVVGVMGPMGATPWGSDQDDVIFVPYSTGSLRLFGQRHLRSATVAVEDVAQIDDTQAAVHELLQARHSGVEDFQIRNMASVIESVSETQNTLTVLLGTVAAISLLVGGIGVMNIMLVSVTERTREIGIRMATGARMKNILQQFLIEALVVSALGGVIGVVVGLGAAAIIEAFDTPIVYSAPPVLLAFGCAFATGLVFGYLPARKAARLDPVIALASE